Part of the Citrus sinensis cultivar Valencia sweet orange chromosome 2, DVS_A1.0, whole genome shotgun sequence genome, ATCCTGTAggtaataaataattgtgtATCTGGTGATTGATTTTGCAAAGCTTGTCAGCTTTGACTTATTTGGATTTTATGCGAGTGCCTACGATTTCTCCTTCTATGTCGAAATCCAATCCCAATATCTTTGTCTTTTTGGCAGAGTTGCCAGATTGCTTTAAATGGCTGACTTTCAATTTTTCtgcttgaatttttattaataaagatGCAGTAATTTTACTCTTCTGTACAAGCATCTAGGATTAATGAATTCAAGCATCCGTGCATACTTGCTGTGCTGTGTATGCATACAAACCTCGTGGTCTCTATTGACCTGATGAGGTCCTATGGGCATGTAGATGATGGATATGCAACACACATAGATTTAAACTCTTTGATATAGTTCTCAAGGATGTTATTAATTGGATTTTAATACATAGTAGTCAAATTACCAGGAAAAGCAGACTTAATGAAATTATTCCTTTGTGCAAATCATTGTATATCGTATGCCTTCAAACCAAGGTTCAAAAAATTTCTGGCACACAGCCATGAATAATTAAGTATAAGGTGTAAGCTTATTTCTAAGCAATTAAGAAGCAAGATAACACAGGTCCATGTTCTCTTTTATGGTAGGTGGAGGTCAAGAAAGCAGAACCAAAGAAACCAAACCTACCACAACCATCTTATAGGCGATACAATAATCCTAAACCCGCATATGGTAGTGGCTTTGGAGATGCTTACGGTGGATATGGAGGTGGTGGCTTTGCTGGCGGTGGCTTTGGTGGCAGCGGCGGTGGAGGTGGAGGCGGTGGTTATAGGTCTAGTGGGGCATATGGTGTTAGAGGTGGTGGATATGGAGGATACGGTGTTGGTGGTGAATTTGGTGGATATGGAGGATATGGTGGTGGTATGGGAGCATACAGGGGAGAGCCCTCCTCCCTTGGGTACTCTGGTCGCTACGGAGGCTTTAACCGAGGCTACGATGTAACTGGTGATTATGGTGGCCTCAATGAGAGTTATGGGGGATATGGTGGCAGTGGTGTTGGTGGCGGCGGCGGCTATGGAGGCGGGCCGAGTGGTTATGACATCGGCCTCGGGAGTAGTTACGGAGGTAGCAGCGGAGGCGCCTTCTTTGGAAGTAGAGGGGGATATGGTGGTGCAGGGGGGAGCAGTCGGTATCATCCTTATGGGCGGTAGAAAAAGATTTTCCAGAGGTTGTGGAAAAAATGTAGCTGGCAAAGCTGGGTTGAATCAGATTGTAGTATTTTGAGCACTTGTTTTGTTCTTACTTAGATTAAAGAAATTGtgatcacaatttttttttgtaagttGAGTTGGCCCTCCCTCTGATTTAATGGAAGTGGTGGCGGCATTTTGTGTTTTTACAACTCTTGCCACGGTACAATTTGCCCATCTCTACTTCACAAGAGGAGAGGAGACCAGAATGAATTTATTCACACCCCACCCcctcttcatttttattagtatATTGACAATGATGTACTTTCTGATTTCGGAGAAAGAACTCTTAGTTTGCAATTACTTTAGCCAAGGCTGGAGCACAGCAGAGTGGCAAACATTGACTCAAttgtgatttaattgaaattctttttgcaTTGATCTGtcagtgattttttttcatttgccgTTGCCCATAGCCCATAGCccattgaaaaaattgaacatttcataaaataacaaGAGAAAGTAGGAccaggaaaataaaacatgcGGCCCAATCCCATTGGACACGAAAGCCTTCGGATAATTGGATATGCAGGAAGCCATGACCAAGGACCatgtgtcaaaatttaaaaaaaatagatataaaatatataaatatgtttaaattttaaaaagttgaagaaaaaagataaacgTATTTTTCTGGCTTGCCTGTTCTCTCCTTTTCAGTCTCAGGCCTTAAAGGCTCAAACCCAGGGAGAAGAGAGAAGAATATAGAGATAATATAACGAATGGCAATGGTGACATCAAACATGGGGGCATATCAGAAGGTGGAGAGAAgccattttcattcaattttttctcttaattacggttattgattttcatttgaattaattctaagtacttcaattttttctttttttgatatCAGACACAAATGTTGAAAGTGGTCTgcagaaagaaagagagagacagagaccataaaaataacattcaCCCTTACAAAGTCGTTGAAATTACTCCGCCGCCCAAGTGCCTCGGCATTCGTTGCTTCCCTCCGGTGAGTTcattccccctttttttttcctttttttcttttttaatttttttcctgtttGGTCTgcgtttttcttttttcggtTAGTTGGTAAGTAATAACGAAGCTTACTGTTaaattgaaacttaaattagcCTTACGAAAGAAACTCTCGCAACCCTGAATGCTTGATTGTATGCATTATGAAAGCTTTTGGAATTAGAATGTGggaattgaattattattattattattatttttatacataaATGTGGTGaacatgcaataaaaaactttatGATATTTAGATTTCTGCTTTGTTAAAAAGGTTTTGTTGTTACAGATACGGGTTTCGTAATGCAGCTGTGTAATCTGCAACCCCTCATTGTAAAAGTTGTAAAATTATCTATCATGCTTGCAAGTTTCTGTGTTCTAAATTGTCAAAATCTTGTACCAGTGATAATACCCGCATGAGACATAGCAAAGCCATGAtcatatgaataaaaatttccaCTAGAATTGACTGACAATTTGTTTGAACTCTTGGCTACAAACAACCCAATAGTCACAAGCAAGAAGCAACCGATATTTAAACCAAGAATACAATCAAATCATAATGctgaaagataaaataaaaaataaaaaagcacaaAAAGGGCAATAATTTTTGTGGTTCAGCcaatatttttagtattgtcTCTTTGAAGAAGAATTAAAGCTGTCATGCTGTTCCACTTCCCGTCAACAGCTTTGCACTCACAAGCACaaaaaaaactcaatcttAAGTCCTCAATCAATCTCTAGATAGACCTATTTatgctttttctttgtttatacgtaaaaaaaaatgcatagcCATATATAAGTggcttataaaattaaaaaacctCTTTCCCcttcaataaataattgacTAGATCTGCACCAAAACAGAACATATGTGcatagttaaatttttataacctTCCCCATTATaaaagtttgatttttaaGTAAAGTTAGTTCATTTGGAAGTAAGACATTTAGATTGGGGAAAAAAGTTTGTCTGAAAACATGGTTGTGTTTAACAAATAGGGGGAAAAGCAAGAGAATTGTGAATTCTAGGAGGTTAGATCGTTTTAAAGTGTTATTCCACATAActtattaataacaagaaaTGATTGGTCAATCTGTAAAGACAGAAGTGGAGAGGAGTACTCAATATTCATCTTAAAGCCTAGAAATCCTCATTCTCCTCTCTGTGGTTCTTTCATTTTAGATCTTAATACTATTGTTTGGGCCATTATCTACCAGTGTAAGCTTTGAGGTCAAGCAGTATCTTaaaatggtatcagagcaagttTTTGACCAGGAGCTTTTGTGTTCAAATCCCTCTACAAGATTTTGCATTTGTTTTTGTATTCCCTTTCGGTTTGGACTTCTTCCCTTTGTTTGGATTTGTTTGTGTCATCTATCTTTGGTTGGTCCCAGTCCACATGACAAGCCCATTTAGTATCAGTCTTGCACTTGAGTGTAGCTCTTAAGAGACTTAGAGCTTAACACTATTGTTTGGCCAGTACCTCTTTCCAGGTTGAACTTTTAGGTCATACAATAACTTAGCAATATCAATTTAAGGAAGGAGGGATGTCAGTAGTATTTGGTTGAAGCTCAAAACAATCAGTAAA contains:
- the LOC102617045 gene encoding uncharacterized protein LOC102617045 isoform X2, yielding MKELLTEILTMFINRQTTTQKMTGLSLTPVTEPALAQFIKHFGKYGEITDSVIMKDRKTGQPRGFGFVTYADPSVVDKVIEDTHIINGKQVEIKRTIPKGAVGSKDFKTKKIFVGGIPSSVNEDEFKDFFMQFGEVQEHQIMRDHSTSRSRGFGFITFDTEQAVDDLLAKGNKLELAGAQVEVKKAEPKKPNLPQPSYRRYNNPKPAYGSGFGDAYGGYGGGGFAGGGFGGSGGGGGGGGYRSSGAYGVRGGGYGGYGVGGEFGGYGGYGGGMGAYRGEPSSLGYSGRYGGFNRGYDVTGDYGGLNESYGGYGGSGVGGGGGYGGGPSGYDIGLGSSYGGSSGGAFFGSRGGYGGAGGSSRYHPYGR